The Setaria italica strain Yugu1 chromosome IX, Setaria_italica_v2.0, whole genome shotgun sequence genome has a window encoding:
- the LOC101763651 gene encoding SEC1 family transport protein SLY1 gives MALSLRRKQLDVIVRMLHLNQQQLPNGGEGQGEEEAYKLLVMDPACVSLLSPVLKVGDLRRHGVTLTLGIDRPRQAVPDAPAVYLVRPTPSNVDRIAADAAAGLYASFHVNFSTSVPRPVLERLAAACAAAPPACAGRVARVADQYIDFVCLEEGLFSLAQPRAYVALNDPAAADADITSLVDAVALGLFCVFATLGVVPVIRCARGGPAEMVAAALDARFRDHLLAKPNLFTEAASAAVASFQRPVLCLFDRNFELSVGVQHDWSYRPLVHDVLGLKLNKLKLPAEKYELDDSDKFWVTNSWSPFPKVAEEIEAQLAKYKQDVDEVNQRTGGGSGVEFDGTDLIGNTRHLMNAVNSLPELTERKKMIDKHTNIATALLGHIKERSLDGYCDCENDMLVNGTVDRNTLLSLLKGKGTKEDKLRLAVTYLLSFETPPSSELEQVEAALRESEVDMSAFQYVKRIKALNTQFAAASGTATKSNIVDWAEKLYGQSLSAVTAGVKNLLSDGRQLALTRTVEALMEGKPNPEVDDYLLFDPRAPRSGTGGQFKGPFREAAVFMIGGGNYIEYRSLMELEQRTQPSKHVIYGATEILSGAEFIHQLAELGQKAGLGGGSSNIPPGAAQ, from the exons ATGGCGCTCAGCCTCCGCCGCAAGCAGCTCG ATGTGATCGTGCGGATGCTGCATCTGAACCAGCAGCAGTTGCCGAACGGCGGAGAGGGGCAGGGGGAGGAAGAGGCGTACAAGCTCCTGGTGATGGATCCGGCCTGCGTCTCCCTCCTCTCGCCGGTGCTCAAGGTCGGCGacctccgccgccacggcgtCACCCTCACCCTCGGCATCGATCGGCCGCGGCAGGCGGTCCCCGACGCGCCGGCCGTCTACCTCGTCCGCCCCACGCCGTCCAACGTGGACCgcatcgccgccgacgccgccgcgggcctCTACGCGTCGTTCCACGTCAACTTCTCCACCTCCGTCCCGCGGCCCGTCCTcgagcgcctcgccgccgcctgcgccgccgcgccgcccgcgtgCGCGGGCCGCGTGGCCCGCGTTGCCGACCAGTACATCGATTTCGTCTGCCTCGAGGAGGGGCTCTTCTCTCTGGCCCAGCCCCGTGCCTACGTGGCACTCaacgaccccgccgccgccgacgctgaCATCACGTCCCTCGTCGACGCCGTCGCGCTGGGCCTCTTCTGCGTCTTCGCCACGCTCGGTGTGGTGCCCGTTATCAGGTGCGCACGGGGAGGGCCTgcggagatggtcgctgctgccCTCGATGCCCGGTTCCGCGACCACCTACTCGCCAAGCCCAACCTCTTCACGGAGGCTGCATCAGCCGCTGTTGCGTCGTTCCAGCGCCCTGTGCTGTGCCTCTTCGACAGGAATTTTGAGCTGTCTGTGGGGGTGCAGCATGACTGGAGCTACCGGCCATTGGTCCATGATGTGCTTGGCTTGAAGCTTAACAAGCTGAAATTGCCTGCAGAGAAGTATGAATTGGATGACTCCGATAAATTCTGGGTCACAAACAGCTGGTCACCATTCCCCAAAGTTGCTGAGGAAATTGAGGCACAGCTTGCCAAGTACAAGCAGGATGTGGATGAGGTGAACCAGCGCACTGGTGGTGGCAGTGGAGTTGAGTTCGATGGAACTGATTTGATTGGCAACACAAGGCATCTCATGAATGCGGTCAATTCGCTCCCTGAGCTGAcagaaaggaagaagatgattgATAAGCACACAAATATTGCAACAGCATTGCTTGGGCATATCAAGGAGAGGTCTCTGGATGGATACTGTGACTGTGAGAATGATATGCTTGTGAATGGCACTGTGGACCGGAACACATTGCTGAGTCTCCTTAAAGGGAAGGGCACCAAGGAAGATAAGCTTCGGCTAGCTGTGACCTACCTGCTGTCCTTTGAGACACCACCATCATCAGAATTGGAGCAGGTTGAAGCTGCACTTCGAGAATCAGAAGTAGACATGTCAGCGTTTCAGTACGTGAAGAGGATAAAGGCATTAAACACTCAAtttgctgctgcatcaggcaCAGCAACCAAGAGCAACATTGTCGATTGGGCTGAGAAGCTTTATGGGCAGTCCCTTAGCGCTGTAACTGCAGGTGTGAAGAATCTCTTGTCAGATGGGAGGCAGCTGGCCTTGACGAGGACAGTTGAAGCTCTAATGGAAGGGAAACCAAACCCAGAGGTGGATGACTACCTCCTTTTTGACCCACGAGCTCCTAGGTCAGGAACTGGTGGTCAGTTTAAAGGACCCTTCAGAGAAGCTGCTGTTTTCATGATCGGTGGTGGAAATTACATTGAGTACAGGAGCTTGATGGAGCTAGAACAACGCACACAGCCTTCCAAGCATGTTATATATGGTGCAACAGAAATTCTTAGTGGGGCAGAGTTTATTCACCAACTTGCGGAATTGGGGCAGAAAGCTGGATTGGGTGGTGGCAGCAGCAACATACCACCAGGTGCAGCGCAGTAG
- the LOC101764457 gene encoding protein EXORDIUM, translating into MEKPRSFGAAGCGLLLSLLVIGFARPCHSSLYRPPPPAIVYHAGAVLDGAVPVSVLYYGAFSPHQKAVVADFLLSLSPRGLQHQQHHGFGSPGPAPAPSVARWWETVDRYVRKAGRDPPRVLLASQVHDEACSLGKTLSRLQVERLAARLGVAPGGVAVVLTAADVTVEGQCSSACGAHGASTPGGAAHVWVGNAAAQCPGRCAWPFHPAEGFAYGARHAPGRGAGRGGETMGAPNGDVGVDGMLVNLAAMLAGAVTNPYGHGFFQGDPGAPVEVAAACPGVYGRGAYPGYPGAVRQDKVTGAGYNVVGRNGRKYLVPALVDPDNYSCIILS; encoded by the coding sequence ATGGAGAAGCCAAGGTCGttcggcgccgccggctgcggcctcctcctctccctgctGGTGATCGGCTTCGCGCGCCCATGCCACTCCTCCCTctaccgcccgccgccgcccgccattgTCTACCACGCCGGCGCGGTGCTCGACGGCGCCGTGCCGGTCTCCGTCCTCTACTACGGCGCTTTCTCGCCGCACCAGAAGGCCGTCGTGGCCGACTTCctgctctccctctccccccgcggcctccagcaccagcagcaccacGGCTTCGGCtcgccggggccggcgccggcgccgtcggtgGCGCGGTGGTGGGAGACCGTGGACCGGTACGTGCGCAAGGCCGGCCGGGACCCGCCGCGGGTGCTCCTGGCCAGCCAGGTGCACGACGAGGCGTGCTCGCTCGGGAAGACGCTGTCCAGGCTCCAGGTCGAGCGgctggcggcgcggctcggCGTGGCGCCCGGGGGCGTGGCCGTCGTGCTCACGGCCGCCGATGTCACCGTCGAGGGCCAGTGCAGCAGCGCGTGCGGGGCGCACGGGGCCTCCACGCCGGGCGGCGCCGCGCACGTCTGGGTGGGCAACGCCGCCGCGCAGTGCCCGGGGCGGTGCGCCTGGCCGTTCCACCCGGCGGAGGGCTTCGCGTACGGCGCGCGTCACGCGcccgggcgcggcgccggccgcggtggcgagACGATGGGCGCGCCCAACGGCGACGTCGGCGTGGACGGCATGCTGGTGAACCTGGCGGCGATGCTGGCCGGCGCGGTCACCAACCCGTACGGGCACGGGTTCTTCCAGGGGGACCCCGGGGcgccggtggaggtggcggccgcGTGCCCGGGCGTCTACGGCCGGGGCGCGTACCCGGGGTACCCCGGCGCGGTGAGGCAGGACAAGGTCACCGGCGCGGGGTACAACGTGGTGGGCAGGAACGGCAGGAAGTACCTCGTGCCGGCGCTGGTCGACCCCGACAACTACTCCTGCATCATCTTGTCGTAG